One genomic region from Mangifera indica cultivar Alphonso chromosome 17, CATAS_Mindica_2.1, whole genome shotgun sequence encodes:
- the LOC123200076 gene encoding protein FATTY ACID EXPORT 1, chloroplastic-like, with translation MAVTSSQLSSFSAIHRKFSLQQRSLLYPTFRPQKSWVLMSVDGRGGNTTSSQIKTTHSCTADESKPYVEGTTKSYPTVEEEHAAVVVGTNEQVQEDGVSKQQGGAKIHDFCFGIPYGGLVLSGGLIGLIFSRNPATFRNIIIGGALLTLSTFSLKTWRQGKSSLPHILGQAVLSAILLWKNFETYTLTKKLIPTALYAAISAAMLCFYSYVVLSGGNPPPKRQKSPAVIPS, from the exons ATGGCAGTCACAAGCTCTCAGCTTTCCTCTTTCTCAGCAATCCACCGCAAATTTAGCCTTCAACAGCGCTCTCTTTTGTACCCAACTTTTCGACCTCAAAAG TCATGGGTTTTAATGAGTGTCGATGGGAGAGGCGGGAATACTACAAGTTCTCAGATTAAAACTACTCATAGTTGCACAGCTGATGAATCAAAACCATATGTTGAAGGGACAACTAAGTCGTATCCAACGGTAGAAGAAGAACATGCTGCTGTGGTAGTGGGAACAAATGAGCAGGTACAAGAAGATGGAGTCTCGAAGCAGCAAGGGGGAGCAAAAATCCATGATTTCTGTTTTGGAATTCCTTATG GTGGTCTTGTTCTAAGTGGGGGCCTTATTGGTCTTATATTCTCAAGAAATCCTGCAACATTTAGAAATATCATAATTGGAGGGGCTTTGCTAACTCTCAGCACTTTCAGCTTAAAGACTTGGAGGCAAGGAAAATCAAGTTTACCACACATACTAGGACAAGCAG TTCTTTCAGCAATCCTCTTGTGGAAGAACTTCGAGACCTACACATTG ACAAAGAAGCTAATTCCAACTGCTTTATATGCTGCCATAAG TGCTGCCATGTTGTGTTTCTACTCATATGTGGTGCTTTCTGGGGGAAATCCACCACCAAAAAGGCAGAAGTCACCTGCTGTCATCCCATCATAA
- the LOC123200929 gene encoding uncharacterized protein LOC123200929 isoform X1 → MEDGGEKVSSQQPQGASYTYWVREATPDAVPLPVPKMLSQNDIVSQNSDPATLGSVWNRAINGVMPDLDARCAVELILAGTWEEKSLNKWASDRIKELLITVGTLEFTGGKAEIKEVSNCIGDAFLVTVRNKKRVGYTYELTLKVKGEWIIQEEKKMVKGRIEIPEFSFGELDDLQVILLFTRDIMLAKLSGDCDLVKLLVCYEIEERGERLHITEG, encoded by the exons ATGGAGGATGGAGGAGAAAAAGTGTCCTCTCAACAACCACAGGGAGCTTCTTATACTTACTGGGTCAGAGAAGCCACGCCCGACGCCGTGCCTCTCCCTGTCCCTAAAATGCTTTcccaaaatgatattgtttctCAAAATTCAGACCCCGCAACCCTCGGCTCTGTTTGGAACCgg GCAATAAATGGTGTGATGCCTGATCTTGATGCTCGGTGCGCTGTTGAATTGATTTTG GCAGGGACCTGGGAGGAGAAAAGTCTTAATAAGTGGGCAAGCGACAGAATTAAG GAGTTGCTTATCACAGTGGGCACCCTTGAGTTCACTGGCGGCAAGGCGGAAATAAAAGAAGTGTCAAATTGCATAGGCGAT GCATTTTTGGTGACTGTTCGAAACAAGAAACGTGTTGGCTACACTTATGAGTTGACGCTGAAAGTCAAAG GAGAATGGATTATTcaagaggagaaaaagatggTCAAGGGCCGTATAGAGATCCCAGAGTTCTCATTTGGTGAGCTGGACGATTTGCAG GTAATATTGTTGTTCACCAGAGATATTATGTTAGCAAAGCTAAGTGGTGATTGTGATCTTGTAAAGCTCTTGGTTTGTTATGAGATTGAGGAGAGAGGAGAGAGATTACACATCACTGAAGGCTGA
- the LOC123200929 gene encoding uncharacterized protein LOC123200929 isoform X2: protein MEDGGEKVSSQQPQGASYTYWVREATPDAVPLPVPKMLSQNDIVSQNSDPATLGSVWNRAGTWEEKSLNKWASDRIKELLITVGTLEFTGGKAEIKEVSNCIGDAFLVTVRNKKRVGYTYELTLKVKGEWIIQEEKKMVKGRIEIPEFSFGELDDLQMEVKLSDEKDLLHQDKKQICQDLKKFLQPVREKLLQFEQELKDR from the exons ATGGAGGATGGAGGAGAAAAAGTGTCCTCTCAACAACCACAGGGAGCTTCTTATACTTACTGGGTCAGAGAAGCCACGCCCGACGCCGTGCCTCTCCCTGTCCCTAAAATGCTTTcccaaaatgatattgtttctCAAAATTCAGACCCCGCAACCCTCGGCTCTGTTTGGAACCgg GCAGGGACCTGGGAGGAGAAAAGTCTTAATAAGTGGGCAAGCGACAGAATTAAG GAGTTGCTTATCACAGTGGGCACCCTTGAGTTCACTGGCGGCAAGGCGGAAATAAAAGAAGTGTCAAATTGCATAGGCGAT GCATTTTTGGTGACTGTTCGAAACAAGAAACGTGTTGGCTACACTTATGAGTTGACGCTGAAAGTCAAAG GAGAATGGATTATTcaagaggagaaaaagatggTCAAGGGCCGTATAGAGATCCCAGAGTTCTCATTTGGTGAGCTGGACGATTTGCAG ATGGAAGTAAAGCTTAGTGATGAAAAAGATCTTTTGCACCAAGATAAGAAGCAAATCTGCCAGGATTTAAAGAAGTTTTTGCAGCCTGTTCGTGAGAAGTTGCTTCAATTTGAGCAGGAACTCAAAGATAGATAG
- the LOC123200902 gene encoding protein OS-9 homolog — protein MRLLRVVLLVSYFVCKYVLADQIYPTQLGVAFGRSSREPKYKIEFHSEDSPFHPEDGQESVVMPNQNGHNYLCYLPKVEKTNIGKPVSQHNTSSMIVETEKHVKLKTPDELLEPLKDRCFIRQEGWWSYEFCYQKRFRQVHLEDERVVQEFVLGVYDEEATAAFNQNLSDISTLKDPRSKDASQRYHAHQFTNGTICDLTNQPRETEVRFVCSEPRAMISSITELSTCKYAITIQCPMLCKHLLFQEQRSVWHTINCNVLPKDYKVTKVGEDKDESEQILKVTDDASSSNYETQE, from the exons atgagattGTTGCGTGTTGTTCTTCTTGTTTCATATTTCGTCTGCAAGTACGTACTAGCTGATCAAATCTACCCAACTCAGTTAG GTGTTGCATTTGGTCGCAGTTCTCGTGAACCAAAATACAAGATCGAATTCCATTCTGAAGACTCCCCATTTCATCCT GAGGATGGCCAGGAGTCAGTGGTTATGCCCAATCAAAATGGGCATAATTACTTGTGCTACTTGCCTAAGGTGGAGAAAACCAACATTGGGAAGCCAGTATCACAGCATAACACAAGCAGCATGATTGTAGAAACTGAGAAACATGTTAAATTGAAGACACCTGATGAACTGCTTGAACCATTGAAGGACCGGTGCTTTATCAGA CAAGAAGGTTGGTGGTCATATGAATTTTGCTACCAGAAAAGGTTTAGACAAGTTCATTTGGAAGATGAAAGG GTGGTTCAGGAATTTGTCTTGGGTGTGTATGATGAAGAGGCAACAGCTGCTTTCAACCAGAATCTCTCTGACATTTCCACGCTGAAAGACCCTCGCTCGAAAGATGCATCACAAAG GTACCATGCTCATCAGTTCACAAATGGAACAATCTGTGATCTCACAAATCAGCCCCGAGAGACTGAG GTGAGATTTGTGTGCTCAGAACCAAGAGCTATGATTAGTTCCATTACAGAGCTATCCACATGCAAGTATGCAATTACCATACAGTGCCCAATGCTTTGCAAGCATCT TTTGTTCCAAGAACAGAGATCGGTATGGCACACCATTAATTGTAATGTGCTTCCAAAGGATTACAAGGTGACAAAAGTAGGggaagacaaagatgaatctGAACAGATTTTGAAGGTCACTGATGATGCTTCTTCATCAAATTATGAGACACAAGAATAG